The Streptomyces sp. NBC_01275 genome has a segment encoding these proteins:
- a CDS encoding cellulase family glycosylhydrolase, with protein MRHPPRSVLLAVAGSVALVVGASLPIVTAQGATSVCTVEYSVTSQWDAGFQAAVKVTNNAAAVSSWSLGFDFANGQKVTQGWSAKWSQSGTTVTASNESWNGSLGTGASVSAGFIASKSGANAVPTTFKLNGATCNVDTEPPTTPTPTPTPTSTPTTPPSTEPPDTGDQPPVLHVSGNKLVDAAGTSRRLLGVNRSGGEFMCVQGRGIWDGPVDDAAIKAIADWNVNTVRIPLNEECWLGLSNINSAYGGANYINAVKDLVARVEAHGMTPIVELHWTYGQYTGNSAGCSDVHASCQKPMPDMQYTPSFWTGVANTFKSDQTVVFDLFNEPYPDRATSTTTQAWQCWRDGGTCPGIGYEVAGMQDLVDSVRATGAKNVVLAGGLAYSNDLGQWLTYKPTDPTGNLAAAYHVYNFNTCANESCWNSTLAPVAAQVPLVAGEIGENTCSHGFVDQVMKWFDDRGLSYLGWTWNAWDCSSGPSLISAYDGTPTAYGIGLRDHLRALNG; from the coding sequence ATGCGACACCCCCCGCGTTCAGTACTTTTAGCCGTCGCCGGCTCGGTCGCCCTCGTCGTGGGAGCGTCCCTGCCGATCGTGACGGCCCAGGGAGCCACGTCCGTCTGCACGGTGGAGTACTCCGTCACCAGCCAGTGGGACGCCGGTTTCCAGGCAGCCGTGAAGGTCACCAACAACGCGGCCGCCGTGAGCAGTTGGAGCCTCGGCTTCGATTTCGCGAACGGCCAGAAGGTCACCCAGGGCTGGAGCGCCAAGTGGTCCCAGTCGGGGACGACCGTCACCGCGTCGAACGAGAGCTGGAACGGCTCCCTCGGCACCGGGGCGAGCGTCAGCGCCGGCTTCATCGCCTCCAAGTCGGGGGCGAACGCCGTACCGACGACGTTCAAGCTCAACGGCGCGACCTGCAACGTCGACACCGAGCCGCCGACCACACCCACCCCCACACCCACACCGACCTCCACCCCCACCACACCGCCCTCGACCGAGCCGCCGGACACCGGTGACCAGCCGCCCGTGCTGCACGTCTCGGGCAACAAGCTCGTGGACGCCGCCGGAACCTCCCGCCGGCTGCTCGGCGTGAACCGCTCCGGCGGCGAGTTCATGTGCGTACAGGGCCGCGGCATCTGGGACGGACCGGTCGACGACGCCGCGATCAAGGCGATCGCCGACTGGAACGTCAACACCGTGCGCATCCCCCTCAACGAGGAGTGCTGGCTGGGCCTGTCGAACATCAACTCCGCCTACGGCGGCGCGAACTACATCAACGCCGTCAAGGACCTGGTGGCCCGCGTCGAGGCGCACGGCATGACGCCGATCGTCGAACTGCACTGGACCTACGGCCAGTACACCGGCAACTCGGCCGGCTGCTCCGACGTGCACGCCAGCTGCCAGAAGCCGATGCCGGACATGCAGTACACGCCGTCGTTCTGGACGGGGGTCGCCAACACCTTCAAGAGCGACCAGACGGTCGTGTTCGACCTGTTCAACGAGCCCTACCCGGACCGCGCGACGTCCACGACCACCCAGGCGTGGCAGTGCTGGCGGGACGGCGGCACCTGCCCCGGCATCGGATACGAGGTCGCCGGCATGCAGGACCTCGTCGACTCCGTCCGGGCGACCGGCGCGAAGAACGTCGTCCTGGCCGGCGGGCTCGCCTACTCCAACGACCTCGGGCAGTGGCTGACGTACAAGCCCACTGACCCGACCGGCAATCTCGCCGCCGCGTACCACGTGTACAACTTCAACACCTGCGCGAACGAGAGCTGCTGGAACTCCACACTCGCCCCGGTCGCCGCCCAAGTGCCGCTCGTGGCCGGGGAGATCGGGGAGAACACCTGCTCGCACGGTTTCGTCGATCAGGTCATGAAGTGGTTCGACGACCGCGGCCTGTCGTATCTGGGCTGGACCTGGAACGCCTGGGACTGCTCCTCCGGTCCGTCCCTGATCTCCGCTTACGACGGGACGCCCACCGCGTACGGCATCGGACTGCGCGACCACCTGCGCGCACTCAACGGATAG
- a CDS encoding glycoside hydrolase family 6 protein — protein sequence MSRSRTAILAALALVAGASGTALAVVPGDPGIAAIPCSVDYKVQNDWGTGYTAAVTVTNNSAAKTSWSVKWAYAGNQTITNGWNAKITQAGTAVTANNETYNGTLATGGSVSFGFQGTYSGTNAIPTTFTLDGVTCNVDSGTGTPTDPGTPTDPGTPSTKVDNPYAGAKVYVNPEWSAKAAAETGGSRISSQPTGVWLDRIAAINGVNGGMGLRAHLDAALAQKGSGQEVVQLVVYDLPGRDCAALASNGELGPTEIDKYKTQFIDPIATILADSKYAGLRIVTTIEIDSLPNLVTNTGSRPTATAACDTMKANGNYVKGVGYALNKLGAIPNVYNYIDAGHHGWLGWDDNFAPSAQLFYQAATAEGATVDDVHGFITNTANYSALKENNFTINDSVNGTSVRQSKWVDWNRYVDELSYAQAFRTQLISAGFRSGIGMLIDTSRNGWGGTARPTGPGATTSVDTYVNGGRYDRRIHVGNWCNQSGAGLGERPQAAPAAGIDAYVWMKPPGESDGSSSAIPNDEGKGFDQMCDPTYTGNARNGNSMSGALANAPLSGHWFSAQFQQLMTNAYPPL from the coding sequence ATGAGCCGTAGCAGAACAGCGATACTCGCCGCGCTGGCGCTGGTCGCCGGCGCCTCCGGGACGGCACTCGCGGTGGTCCCGGGGGATCCGGGCATCGCCGCCATCCCGTGCAGCGTCGACTACAAGGTGCAGAACGACTGGGGCACCGGCTACACCGCCGCCGTCACCGTGACCAACAACTCGGCCGCCAAGACGAGTTGGTCGGTGAAGTGGGCGTACGCCGGTAACCAGACGATCACCAACGGCTGGAACGCGAAGATCACCCAGGCCGGTACGGCCGTCACCGCCAACAACGAGACCTACAACGGGACGCTGGCGACCGGCGGTTCGGTCAGCTTCGGATTCCAGGGCACCTACAGCGGCACCAACGCCATCCCGACCACGTTCACGCTGGACGGCGTGACCTGCAACGTCGACAGCGGCACCGGCACACCGACCGACCCCGGCACCCCGACCGACCCGGGCACCCCCTCCACCAAGGTCGACAACCCCTACGCCGGCGCCAAGGTGTACGTGAACCCCGAATGGTCGGCGAAGGCCGCGGCCGAGACGGGCGGCAGCCGCATCTCCAGCCAGCCCACCGGCGTCTGGCTCGACCGCATCGCCGCCATCAACGGAGTGAACGGCGGCATGGGCCTGCGCGCCCACCTGGACGCGGCCCTCGCCCAGAAGGGCAGCGGCCAGGAAGTGGTCCAGCTGGTCGTCTACGACCTCCCCGGACGCGACTGCGCGGCCCTCGCCTCCAACGGCGAGCTCGGCCCGACGGAGATCGACAAGTACAAGACGCAGTTCATCGACCCGATCGCGACGATCCTCGCCGACAGCAAGTACGCCGGCCTGCGGATCGTCACCACCATCGAGATCGACTCGCTGCCCAACCTCGTCACCAACACCGGCAGCCGGCCCACCGCCACCGCGGCCTGCGACACGATGAAGGCCAACGGCAACTACGTGAAGGGCGTCGGCTACGCGCTGAACAAGCTCGGCGCGATCCCCAACGTCTACAACTACATCGACGCCGGACACCACGGCTGGCTCGGCTGGGACGACAACTTCGCCCCCTCCGCCCAGCTCTTCTACCAGGCCGCCACCGCGGAAGGGGCGACCGTAGACGACGTACACGGCTTCATCACCAACACGGCCAACTACAGCGCCCTGAAGGAGAACAACTTCACCATCAACGACAGCGTCAACGGCACCTCCGTACGCCAGTCGAAGTGGGTGGACTGGAACCGGTACGTCGACGAGCTGTCGTACGCGCAGGCCTTCCGCACCCAGCTGATCTCCGCCGGGTTCCGGTCGGGCATCGGCATGCTGATCGACACCTCCCGCAACGGCTGGGGCGGCACCGCCCGGCCCACCGGCCCGGGGGCCACGACCAGCGTGGACACCTATGTCAACGGCGGCCGCTACGACCGCCGTATCCACGTCGGCAACTGGTGCAACCAGTCCGGCGCCGGCCTCGGCGAGCGCCCGCAGGCCGCTCCGGCCGCCGGGATCGACGCGTACGTGTGGATGAAGCCGCCGGGCGAGTCCGACGGCTCCAGCAGCGCCATCCCGAACGACGAGGGCAAGGGCTTCGACCAGATGTGCGACCCGACGTACACGGGCAACGCCCGCAACGGCAACAGCATGTCCGGCGCGCTGGCGAACGCCCCGCTGTCCGGGCACTGGTTCTCGGCGCAGTTCCAGCAGCTGATGACCAACGCCTACCCGCCGCTGTAG
- a CDS encoding trans-aconitate 2-methyltransferase: protein MAHQQHEHEHRGGSGHGDEQGGGHGDEQGSGHGDEQGGGHSHGHGHHTDIDWAAMAPHLESQAELFTPLYERALSWLGKEVTEPGLIVDVGSGPGVVSCLIAESFPGARVMAVDGSEPLLQRARERAARLGYGDRFGTLTGELPGVLDELEYPADLLWASRSLHHLGDQRAALAAFAERLAPGGTLAIMEGGLPSRFLPRDLGLGRPGLEARIDALEAEWFARMRADLPGSVEGAEDWPALLAGAGLKPTRTRSFLLDLPAPASDRARAYIAASLSRLRDVFGDVLDPDDRAVLDRLLDPQDEAGVHRRQDVFVLAAHTVHAAVKSA from the coding sequence ATGGCGCACCAGCAGCACGAGCACGAGCACCGAGGCGGCAGCGGGCACGGCGACGAGCAGGGCGGCGGGCACGGCGACGAGCAGGGCAGCGGCCACGGCGACGAGCAGGGCGGCGGGCACAGTCACGGCCATGGCCATCACACCGACATCGACTGGGCCGCGATGGCCCCGCACCTCGAATCCCAGGCCGAACTGTTCACCCCCCTGTACGAGCGGGCCCTGTCCTGGCTCGGCAAGGAGGTGACCGAGCCGGGACTGATCGTCGACGTGGGCAGCGGCCCCGGGGTGGTCTCCTGTCTGATCGCCGAGAGCTTCCCCGGCGCCCGGGTGATGGCGGTCGACGGCTCCGAGCCGCTGCTCCAGCGGGCCCGGGAACGGGCCGCCCGGCTCGGGTACGGCGACCGCTTCGGCACCCTGACCGGTGAACTCCCCGGCGTACTAGACGAGTTGGAGTACCCGGCCGACCTGCTGTGGGCCAGCCGCAGCCTGCACCACCTGGGCGACCAGCGCGCCGCCCTCGCCGCCTTCGCGGAGCGGCTCGCGCCGGGCGGCACGCTGGCCATCATGGAGGGCGGGCTGCCGTCCCGGTTCCTGCCGCGCGACCTTGGCCTGGGGCGGCCCGGTCTGGAGGCGCGGATCGACGCCCTGGAGGCGGAGTGGTTCGCCAGGATGCGCGCCGACCTGCCCGGCTCCGTCGAGGGCGCCGAGGACTGGCCGGCGCTGCTGGCCGGCGCGGGCCTGAAGCCCACCCGCACCCGCAGCTTCCTCCTCGACCTGCCCGCCCCCGCCTCCGACCGGGCCCGCGCCTACATCGCCGCGTCCCTGTCCCGGCTGCGCGACGTCTTCGGCGACGTCCTGGACCCCGACGACCGCGCCGTCCTGGACCGGCTGCTCGACCCGCAGGACGAGGCGGGCGTGCACCGCAGGCAGGACGTCTTCGTGCTGGCCGCCCACACCGTGCACGCGGCGGTCAAGTCGGCCTGA
- a CDS encoding SDR family oxidoreductase has protein sequence MGSSPVASPVALITGGGSGIGAAVARRLLDAGHRVTVTGRGEERLRAFAVELGDPDGLLTIPGNAADYDSVRSAVDRTLKEFGRLDTVVANAGTATHDSVADGDPAGWTDMVLTNVLGPALLIRASIDALKETRGRIVLVGSVAGFVPTPGNIYGATKWAVTGLAENTRRQVTEWGVGVTLIAPGRVETPFWDGYGSLPPGRLLTADQIADSVVWAVRQPDGVDVNTVVVRPIGQPN, from the coding sequence ATGGGCAGCTCTCCGGTCGCGTCTCCGGTCGCGCTGATCACCGGCGGCGGCAGCGGCATCGGCGCCGCCGTCGCGCGACGGCTGCTGGACGCCGGTCACCGGGTGACCGTCACCGGCCGCGGCGAGGAGCGGCTGCGCGCCTTCGCCGTGGAACTCGGCGACCCGGACGGTCTGCTGACGATCCCCGGGAATGCCGCCGACTACGACAGCGTGCGGTCGGCGGTCGACCGTACGCTCAAGGAGTTCGGTCGACTGGATACAGTCGTCGCCAACGCCGGGACCGCCACCCACGACTCGGTCGCCGACGGCGACCCGGCCGGGTGGACCGACATGGTGCTGACCAACGTACTCGGCCCCGCGCTGCTCATCAGGGCGTCGATCGACGCCCTGAAGGAGACGCGGGGGCGGATCGTGCTGGTCGGCAGCGTCGCCGGCTTCGTGCCCACGCCGGGCAACATCTACGGGGCGACGAAGTGGGCGGTGACCGGGCTCGCGGAGAACACCCGCCGACAGGTCACCGAGTGGGGCGTCGGCGTGACCCTGATCGCGCCCGGCCGGGTGGAGACCCCGTTCTGGGACGGCTACGGCAGCCTGCCGCCCGGCCGCCTCCTCACCGCCGACCAGATAGCCGACTCGGTCGTGTGGGCCGTGCGCCAGCCCGACGGCGTCGACGTCAACACCGTCGTCGTACGGCCGATCGGACAGCCCAACTGA
- a CDS encoding aldo/keto reductase: protein MSSKVPPIILNNGVEMPQLGFGVWQVPDDEAERAVSTALEAGYRSIDTAAIYGNEEGTGKAIAAAGLPRKDVFVTTKLWNADQGYDATLRGFDASLKKLGLDHVDLYLIHWPLPARDLYVDSYKAFEKLLEDGRVRAIGVSNFLPDHLQRLIDQTSVIPAVNQIELHPHLQQHASRAFHAEQGIATEAWSPLGQGKGLLEVPAVVAIAQKHNRTPAQVVLRWHLQLGNVVIPKSVTPSRIKENIEVFDFSLDTEDLAAISALNEDRRIGPDPATFDVG, encoded by the coding sequence GTGAGCAGCAAGGTCCCCCCGATCATCCTCAACAACGGCGTCGAGATGCCCCAGCTGGGCTTCGGCGTCTGGCAGGTGCCGGACGACGAGGCGGAGCGGGCGGTGTCCACCGCGCTGGAGGCCGGGTACCGCAGCATCGACACAGCGGCGATCTACGGCAACGAGGAGGGCACCGGCAAGGCCATCGCCGCCGCCGGCCTGCCCCGCAAGGACGTCTTCGTCACCACCAAGCTCTGGAACGCCGACCAGGGGTACGACGCGACGCTCCGCGGGTTCGACGCCTCCCTGAAGAAGCTCGGCCTCGACCACGTCGACCTGTACCTCATCCACTGGCCGCTCCCGGCCCGCGACCTTTACGTCGACTCCTACAAGGCGTTCGAGAAGCTGCTGGAGGACGGCCGGGTACGGGCCATCGGCGTCTCCAACTTCCTGCCCGACCACCTTCAACGGCTGATCGACCAGACGTCGGTCATTCCCGCGGTCAACCAGATCGAGCTGCACCCGCACCTCCAGCAGCACGCCTCGCGCGCCTTCCACGCGGAGCAGGGAATCGCCACCGAGGCCTGGTCGCCGCTCGGCCAGGGCAAGGGCCTGCTCGAGGTCCCGGCGGTCGTGGCCATCGCCCAGAAGCACAACCGCACCCCGGCCCAGGTCGTGCTGCGCTGGCACCTCCAGCTGGGCAACGTGGTGATCCCGAAGTCCGTGACGCCGTCGCGGATCAAGGAGAACATCGAGGTCTTCGACTTCAGCCTGGACACCGAGGACCTGGCCGCGATCAGCGCGCTCAACGAGGACCGGCGCATCGGCCCGGACCCGGCGACGTTCGACGTGGGCTGA
- a CDS encoding long-chain fatty acid--CoA ligase has translation MREFTNPPLASAPLAGGLADVVFRHAQEDPQYIALGRKDERGEWRDVTAAGFRDEVLALAKGLLAQGVRFGDRVAIMSRTRYEWTLFDFALWTVGAQVVPIYPTSSAEQCFWMLYDAEVTAAVVEHEDHAMTIATVIDRLPRLHRLWQLDSGCVQELYDAGASIEDDVVHRHREAVTPDSTATIIYTSGTTGRPKGCVVSHGNLMFEADTVIERWEPVFHSRKGDEAATLLFLPLAHVFGRMVQVAAIRGRVRFGHQPQLHAAALLPDLVAFKPTFFLAVPYIFEKVFNAARRKAEREGRAGPFEKAVEVAVNYADAIEAKAWGIGPGPSAGLRMQHQLFDKLVYSKVRAAMGGRVRHAMSGGSAMDRRLGLFFAGAGVQIYEGYGLTETTAAATANPPGRTRYGTVGQAIPGMTVHIADDGEIWLRGDNVFQGYLNNPKATDETLHDGWLATGDLGSLDEDGYLTITGRKKEILVTSGGKSVSPGQLEERVRDHPLVNQCLLVGNDRPFVAALVTLDQEAVEHWLGMREKPQLTPVELVRDPDLEAEVRRAVVAANTLVSQAEQIRTFRILAQPFTEEHGLLTPSLKLKRKAIENAYADEVEALYRT, from the coding sequence TTGCGCGAGTTCACCAATCCTCCGTTGGCGTCGGCGCCGCTGGCAGGCGGGCTGGCCGACGTCGTCTTCCGGCACGCCCAGGAGGACCCGCAGTACATCGCGCTCGGCCGCAAGGACGAGCGCGGCGAGTGGCGGGACGTGACCGCCGCCGGGTTCCGCGACGAGGTCCTCGCCCTCGCCAAGGGGCTGCTCGCCCAGGGCGTCCGGTTCGGCGACCGCGTCGCGATCATGTCCCGCACCCGCTACGAGTGGACCCTCTTCGACTTCGCCCTGTGGACCGTCGGCGCGCAGGTGGTGCCGATCTACCCGACGTCGTCGGCCGAGCAGTGCTTCTGGATGCTGTACGACGCCGAGGTCACCGCGGCGGTCGTGGAGCACGAGGACCACGCGATGACGATCGCCACGGTCATCGACCGCCTTCCGCGACTGCACCGGCTGTGGCAGTTGGACTCGGGCTGCGTCCAGGAGCTGTACGACGCGGGCGCGTCCATCGAGGACGACGTGGTGCACCGGCACCGCGAGGCGGTCACCCCCGACTCGACCGCGACGATCATCTACACGTCCGGCACGACGGGCCGCCCCAAGGGCTGTGTCGTCTCGCACGGCAACCTCATGTTCGAGGCCGACACCGTCATCGAGCGCTGGGAGCCGGTGTTCCACTCCCGCAAGGGCGACGAGGCGGCGACCCTGCTGTTCCTGCCGCTCGCGCACGTGTTCGGCCGGATGGTGCAGGTGGCCGCGATCCGGGGCAGGGTCCGCTTCGGCCACCAGCCCCAGCTGCACGCCGCCGCCCTGCTGCCCGACCTGGTCGCCTTCAAGCCGACGTTCTTCCTGGCCGTCCCGTACATCTTCGAGAAGGTGTTCAACGCGGCCCGCCGCAAGGCGGAGCGGGAGGGCAGGGCGGGTCCGTTCGAGAAGGCCGTCGAGGTGGCGGTGAACTACGCGGACGCGATCGAGGCGAAGGCCTGGGGCATCGGGCCCGGCCCGTCGGCGGGACTGCGCATGCAGCACCAGCTGTTCGACAAGCTCGTCTACTCCAAGGTGCGCGCCGCGATGGGCGGCCGGGTGAGGCACGCGATGTCCGGCGGCTCGGCGATGGACCGCAGGCTCGGCCTGTTCTTCGCCGGCGCGGGCGTGCAGATCTACGAGGGCTACGGCCTCACCGAGACGACGGCGGCCGCGACCGCCAACCCGCCCGGACGCACCCGGTACGGCACCGTCGGCCAGGCCATTCCGGGCATGACCGTGCACATCGCGGACGACGGCGAGATCTGGCTGCGCGGCGACAACGTCTTCCAGGGCTATCTCAACAACCCCAAGGCCACCGACGAGACCCTGCACGACGGCTGGCTGGCCACCGGCGACCTGGGCTCCCTCGACGAGGACGGCTATCTCACCATCACCGGCCGCAAGAAGGAGATCCTGGTGACCTCCGGCGGCAAGAGCGTCTCGCCGGGGCAGCTGGAGGAGCGGGTGCGCGACCATCCGCTGGTCAACCAGTGTCTCCTCGTCGGCAACGACCGGCCGTTCGTGGCCGCCCTGGTCACCCTCGACCAGGAGGCCGTCGAGCACTGGCTGGGGATGCGCGAGAAGCCGCAGCTGACCCCCGTCGAGCTGGTGCGCGACCCGGATCTGGAGGCGGAGGTGCGCCGGGCCGTCGTGGCCGCGAACACCCTGGTCTCGCAGGCCGAGCAGATCCGCACCTTCCGCATCCTCGCCCAGCCGTTCACCGAGGAGCACGGACTGCTCACCCCGTCGCTGAAGCTGAAGCGCAAGGCGATCGAGAACGCCTACGCGGACGAGGTCGAGGCGCTGTACCGGACGTGA
- a CDS encoding MFS transporter: protein MRTWGPLTAVCLGTFMLLLDVTIVVVALPDMAGALHASLSDLQWVVDGYALALAALLLGMGAAADVLGRRRVHVTGVVLFAAASLLCGLASGPATLVAARALQGVGAAAMLATTLPLLGSVYQGRQRSAALGVWGAVSGGAAAVGPVLGGLLTEGPGWRWIFFVNLPVSVAAVWLTLKAVPESRGAHSAQGSPWGRIDWAGTAAFAGFAGGMTYAVVRAGEDGWTATATLVSFGLAVLALVCFVLVERRAAHPLLDLSLLRRPAFVGVMAGALAFNGVAFGVTPYLSIWMQTLLGMDPVRGGLTLLPMTLAAMVAAILVGKLLHGAPARLTIGGGLLLIGAGCLAQSVLGAGSDWTALAPGFVLVGIGTGLVSPTVAGAALASVEPARAGMAGGAVNTVRQLGYALGVAVFGTVLTSRMSDDLPQGAAHTLAGGGAAALRGQVPEHTLRAAFAAGLDTALVTAGCVGLVAGAVVLALVRPARAASAGAPEASAAAPAGEKAAPRG, encoded by the coding sequence ATGCGCACATGGGGGCCGCTGACGGCGGTGTGCCTGGGTACGTTCATGTTGTTGCTGGACGTGACGATCGTGGTGGTGGCGCTGCCCGACATGGCGGGCGCGCTGCACGCGTCGCTGAGCGATCTGCAGTGGGTGGTGGACGGGTACGCGCTGGCGCTGGCGGCGCTGCTGCTGGGGATGGGGGCCGCGGCCGACGTGCTCGGGCGGCGGCGGGTGCATGTGACGGGGGTGGTGCTGTTCGCGGCGGCTTCCCTGTTGTGCGGGCTGGCGTCGGGTCCGGCCACGCTGGTGGCGGCGCGGGCCCTGCAGGGGGTGGGCGCGGCAGCGATGCTGGCGACGACGCTGCCGCTGCTCGGCTCGGTGTACCAGGGGCGGCAGCGGTCGGCGGCGCTCGGTGTGTGGGGCGCGGTCAGCGGCGGGGCCGCGGCGGTCGGGCCGGTCCTCGGCGGGCTGCTGACCGAGGGGCCCGGCTGGCGGTGGATCTTCTTCGTGAATCTGCCGGTGAGCGTGGCCGCGGTGTGGCTGACGCTGAAGGCGGTTCCGGAGTCGCGGGGCGCGCACTCGGCGCAGGGCTCCCCCTGGGGTCGTATCGACTGGGCGGGTACGGCGGCCTTCGCCGGCTTCGCGGGCGGTATGACGTATGCAGTGGTACGGGCCGGGGAGGACGGCTGGACGGCGACGGCCACGCTGGTGTCGTTCGGGCTCGCCGTGCTGGCGCTGGTGTGCTTCGTGCTGGTGGAGCGGCGGGCGGCGCATCCGCTGCTGGATCTGTCGCTGTTGCGCAGGCCCGCGTTCGTGGGGGTGATGGCGGGGGCGCTGGCCTTCAACGGGGTGGCGTTCGGGGTGACGCCGTATCTGTCGATCTGGATGCAGACGCTGCTGGGCATGGACCCGGTGCGCGGCGGGCTGACGCTGCTGCCGATGACGCTGGCCGCCATGGTCGCCGCGATCCTGGTGGGGAAGCTGCTGCACGGGGCGCCGGCCCGGCTGACCATCGGCGGCGGGCTGCTGCTGATCGGCGCGGGCTGTCTCGCCCAGTCCGTGCTCGGGGCGGGCTCGGACTGGACGGCGCTGGCGCCCGGGTTCGTGCTGGTGGGCATCGGCACCGGGCTGGTCTCGCCGACCGTCGCGGGCGCGGCGCTGGCCTCGGTGGAGCCGGCGCGGGCCGGGATGGCGGGCGGGGCGGTGAACACCGTACGGCAGCTCGGGTACGCGCTCGGGGTGGCAGTCTTCGGGACCGTGCTGACCTCGCGGATGTCCGACGACCTTCCGCAGGGCGCGGCGCACACGCTGGCCGGCGGGGGCGCGGCGGCGCTGCGCGGGCAGGTGCCCGAGCACACCCTGCGGGCCGCCTTCGCCGCCGGGCTCGACACGGCGCTGGTGACGGCGGGCTGCGTGGGCCTGGTCGCAGGCGCTGTCGTCCTGGCCCTGGTCCGGCCGGCGCGCGCGGCCTCGGCCGGGGCGCCGGAGGCGTCTGCCGCGGCGCCGGCCGGGGAGAAGGCGGCCCCGCGCGGGTGA
- a CDS encoding Lrp/AsnC family transcriptional regulator has protein sequence MQMESHTLDRLDALDRLDLQLLSALEIDGRASFSRLGAVLGVSDQTVARRYRRLCAEAGLRVVAVRDAARLGQDQWMLRLRCVPDSAAVIADALAKRPDTNWIGLASGGTEIVCMSRPRHAGDHDDLLLAKLPRTPSVVEIRAQQLLHRFYGGPNGWLHKFGALDDDQIAALSPRHEPGADGGGSADGGAAAAAAGAGAGAGGGAGGGGAVGGPPRIEPEDEPLLAVLERDGRATYPELQRATGRSESAVKRRLAALLASGAVYIDIEYHSEALGHPVAAALWITTAPSALHAVGQALATHREVAFASATAGPSHIVVTAVVRDTAGLYAYLSGPLGRLEGVQHVETTPFLRRVKQLTYQHPGR, from the coding sequence ATGCAGATGGAATCCCACACCCTGGACAGGCTGGACGCCCTGGACAGGCTGGACCTGCAACTGCTCTCGGCGCTGGAGATCGACGGCCGGGCCTCCTTCAGCAGGCTCGGCGCGGTCCTCGGCGTCTCCGACCAGACCGTCGCGCGCCGCTACCGCAGGCTGTGCGCCGAGGCCGGCCTGCGGGTCGTCGCCGTCCGGGACGCCGCCCGCCTCGGACAGGACCAGTGGATGCTGCGGCTGCGCTGCGTCCCCGACAGCGCCGCCGTCATCGCCGACGCACTGGCCAAACGCCCCGACACCAACTGGATCGGCCTCGCCTCCGGCGGCACCGAGATCGTCTGCATGAGCCGCCCCCGCCACGCCGGCGACCACGACGACCTGCTCCTCGCCAAGCTCCCGCGTACCCCCAGCGTCGTGGAGATCCGCGCCCAGCAACTCCTGCACCGCTTCTATGGCGGCCCCAACGGCTGGCTGCACAAGTTCGGCGCGCTCGACGACGATCAGATCGCCGCACTCTCGCCACGCCACGAACCGGGAGCGGACGGGGGAGGGAGTGCGGACGGGGGAGCGGCAGCGGCAGCGGCAGGGGCAGGGGCAGGGGCAGGGGGAGGGGCAGGGGGAGGGGGAGCGGTCGGCGGACCGCCGCGCATCGAGCCCGAGGACGAACCCCTGCTCGCCGTCCTGGAACGCGACGGCCGCGCCACCTACCCCGAACTCCAGCGGGCCACCGGCCGCTCCGAGTCCGCCGTCAAACGCCGCCTCGCCGCCCTGCTCGCCTCCGGCGCCGTCTACATCGACATCGAGTACCACTCCGAGGCCCTCGGCCACCCCGTCGCCGCCGCCCTCTGGATCACCACGGCCCCCTCGGCTCTGCACGCGGTCGGCCAGGCCCTCGCCACCCACCGCGAGGTCGCCTTCGCCTCCGCCACGGCCGGCCCCTCCCACATCGTCGTCACCGCGGTGGTCCGCGACACGGCGGGCCTGTACGCCTACCTCAGCGGCCCCCTCGGACGGCTGGAGGGCGTCCAGCACGTGGAGACGACCCCGTTCCTGCGCAGGGTCAAGCAGCTCACCTATCAGCACCCCGGGAGGTAA